In Duganella zoogloeoides, a single genomic region encodes these proteins:
- a CDS encoding DUF1289 domain-containing protein, translated as MSAPPNPIPSPCVSLCKMDVERQYCMGCLRTIDEIMAWSKADDAYKQAVWVEIARRRDTVSFDEDGFLR; from the coding sequence ATGAGTGCGCCACCTAACCCTATTCCTTCTCCTTGCGTGAGCCTGTGCAAGATGGACGTCGAACGCCAGTACTGCATGGGCTGCCTGCGGACCATCGACGAAATCATGGCCTGGTCCAAGGCCGACGACGCCTATAAACAGGCGGTGTGGGTGGAAATCGCCCGCCGCAGGGATACGGTCTCGTTTGATGAGGATGGTTTCCTGCGCTGA
- a CDS encoding CopG family transcriptional regulator, whose amino-acid sequence MAKQELKLKTADSEKITINLGPIDLGQIDLLVQEGFYSNRTDLIRTAIRNQLNQHADVVKQTVARKSLVLGMQHYTRADLEAIRAAGERLHIQVLGLASIASDVTVELALATIDSIFVLGSLHASAVLKTALAPRIHH is encoded by the coding sequence ATGGCCAAGCAAGAATTAAAACTGAAGACCGCCGACTCGGAAAAAATCACGATCAACCTCGGTCCGATCGACCTGGGCCAGATCGACCTCTTGGTACAAGAGGGGTTCTATTCGAACCGGACGGACTTGATCCGCACCGCGATCCGCAACCAGTTGAACCAGCACGCCGACGTCGTCAAGCAGACGGTGGCGCGCAAAAGTTTGGTGCTCGGCATGCAGCACTACACCCGTGCCGACCTCGAAGCCATACGTGCCGCCGGCGAACGGCTGCACATCCAGGTACTGGGATTGGCCAGCATTGCCAGCGACGTCACGGTCGAACTGGCGCTGGCAACAATCGACTCGATTTTCGTTTTAGGTTCGCTGCATGCCAGCGCGGTACTGAAAACCGCCCTGGCGCCACGCATCCACCACTAA
- a CDS encoding extracellular catalytic domain type 1 short-chain-length polyhydroxyalkanoate depolymerase, with protein MKLPFMSHMRQAAQKLVRKGATAMLHKAVESMMQQQQKLQEQRMNTPKPSPKAPPGGMRDLNPAPDYTSANTATPPPAAATVEAAAVEAAAVAAAAVAAPADEARHNFQPAPEPKSRPAPEAAPQQAAHAAPEADAAPAAAPNPAINPAAYAQDMLEKMGIKIDLTASFERGIDLGTLRHPGVHTPQAPLPAGARFETGSYANHAGSRNYKLFIPSTYSGQPMPLLVMLHGCTQNPDDFAAGTQMNQVAEEAGCLVVYPEQTSGANQSKCWNWFNAIDQQRGQGEPSIIAGIAEKISDDYAVNPQQVYVAGLSAGGAMAVIVGTLYPELFAAVGVHSGLPFASATDLPSALSAMKRGASNANVPKAGNGSQPIIVFHGDSDTTVNPRNGEQVIAQHLHSIDADPAVQSGAVPNGYRYTQTTHTRADGSPLGEHWVVHGAGHAWSGGSEHGTYTDSRGPDASREMLRFFRTVS; from the coding sequence ATGAAACTTCCATTCATGTCGCATATGCGACAGGCAGCACAAAAGCTCGTCCGCAAGGGCGCCACCGCGATGCTGCACAAGGCTGTCGAAAGCATGATGCAACAACAGCAAAAACTCCAGGAACAACGGATGAACACCCCAAAACCGTCGCCCAAGGCGCCACCGGGCGGCATGCGCGACCTCAATCCCGCGCCTGATTACACGTCGGCCAACACCGCCACGCCGCCGCCGGCAGCAGCGACTGTGGAAGCGGCCGCCGTGGAAGCGGCCGCCGTGGCAGCGGCGGCCGTGGCAGCACCTGCCGACGAAGCACGTCATAACTTCCAACCGGCGCCGGAGCCCAAATCCAGGCCCGCACCGGAAGCAGCACCGCAGCAGGCAGCGCACGCCGCGCCCGAAGCCGACGCAGCACCGGCGGCCGCTCCTAACCCCGCCATCAATCCCGCCGCCTACGCGCAGGACATGCTGGAAAAAATGGGCATCAAGATCGATCTCACGGCCAGCTTCGAGCGCGGCATCGACCTCGGCACCTTGCGCCACCCGGGCGTGCACACGCCGCAGGCACCATTGCCCGCCGGTGCGCGCTTCGAGACCGGCAGCTATGCCAACCACGCGGGCAGCCGCAACTACAAGCTGTTCATCCCGTCGACCTACAGCGGCCAGCCGATGCCGCTGCTGGTGATGCTGCACGGCTGCACCCAGAACCCTGACGATTTCGCCGCCGGCACCCAGATGAACCAGGTCGCCGAGGAAGCAGGCTGCCTGGTGGTGTATCCGGAGCAAACGTCCGGCGCCAACCAGTCGAAGTGCTGGAACTGGTTCAACGCCATCGACCAGCAGCGCGGCCAGGGCGAACCGTCGATCATCGCCGGCATCGCTGAAAAAATCAGCGACGACTACGCGGTCAATCCGCAGCAGGTGTACGTGGCCGGGCTGTCGGCCGGCGGCGCCATGGCGGTCATCGTCGGCACCTTGTACCCGGAGCTGTTTGCAGCGGTGGGCGTGCATTCGGGCTTGCCGTTCGCGTCGGCCACGGATTTGCCGTCGGCGCTGTCGGCCATGAAGCGGGGCGCGAGCAACGCCAACGTGCCCAAGGCCGGCAACGGTTCGCAGCCGATCATCGTGTTCCACGGCGACAGCGACACCACCGTCAACCCGCGCAACGGCGAGCAGGTGATCGCCCAGCATTTGCACAGCATTGACGCCGATCCGGCGGTGCAATCGGGCGCGGTACCGAACGGCTACCGCTATACGCAAACCACGCACACCAGGGCTGACGGCTCGCCGCTCGGCGAACACTGGGTGGTGCACGGCGCCGGTCACGCCTGGTCGGGCGGCAGCGAACATGGCACGTACACCGACTCGCGCGGACCCGATGCCAGCCGCGAAATGCTGCGTTTCTTCCGGACCGTCAGTTAA
- a CDS encoding cysteine-rich CWC family protein gives MSTCTRCGATFSCAMADTGPATAIPAPPCWCTYLPLSVPVPVPDSAATAEIIGCWCPACLAAHIQLLKGSR, from the coding sequence ATGAGCACCTGCACGCGCTGCGGCGCCACCTTCTCCTGCGCGATGGCCGATACCGGCCCGGCAACCGCCATCCCGGCGCCGCCGTGCTGGTGCACGTACCTGCCGCTATCTGTGCCTGTGCCGGTGCCGGACAGCGCCGCCACTGCCGAAATCATCGGCTGCTGGTGCCCGGCATGCCTGGCGGCGCACATCCAATTGCTGAAAGGGTCTCGATAA
- the argB gene encoding acetylglutamate kinase, whose translation MNDDLTAVSPQIKAQILAEALPYIRNYHGKTIVIKYGGNAMTDERLKHGFARDVILLKLVGMNPVVVHGGGPQIDNALKKIGKQGTFVQGMRITDEETMEVVEWVLGGEVQQDIVMLINHYGGQAVGLTGKDGGLIRARKMAMPDKDNPGQTLDIGFVGEIDAINPAVVKALQDDAFIPIISPIGFGQDGQAYNINADVVAGKIAEILKAEKLIMMTNIAGVQDKQGNLVTDLSAREIDEMFADGTISGGMLPKISSALDAAKSGVNTVHIIDGRIEHSLLLEVLTEQAFGTMIRSH comes from the coding sequence ATGAATGACGATTTGACCGCGGTGTCCCCGCAGATCAAGGCGCAGATCCTGGCTGAGGCACTGCCCTACATCCGCAATTACCATGGCAAGACCATCGTCATCAAATACGGTGGCAACGCCATGACCGACGAACGCCTGAAACACGGCTTCGCGCGCGACGTCATCCTGCTCAAGCTGGTCGGCATGAACCCGGTCGTGGTGCACGGCGGCGGTCCGCAGATCGACAACGCCCTGAAAAAAATCGGCAAGCAAGGCACTTTCGTGCAGGGCATGCGCATCACCGACGAAGAAACCATGGAAGTGGTGGAGTGGGTGCTGGGTGGCGAAGTCCAGCAGGACATCGTCATGCTGATCAATCACTACGGCGGCCAGGCAGTGGGCCTGACCGGCAAGGACGGTGGCCTGATCCGCGCCCGCAAGATGGCCATGCCCGACAAGGACAATCCGGGCCAGACGCTGGACATCGGCTTTGTCGGCGAGATCGACGCCATCAACCCGGCAGTAGTAAAAGCGCTGCAGGATGACGCCTTCATTCCGATCATTTCGCCGATCGGTTTCGGCCAGGACGGCCAGGCGTACAACATCAACGCCGACGTCGTCGCCGGCAAGATCGCCGAGATCCTGAAAGCCGAAAAGCTGATCATGATGACCAATATCGCCGGCGTCCAGGACAAGCAGGGCAACCTGGTGACCGACCTGTCGGCGCGCGAGATCGACGAGATGTTCGCCGACGGCACGATTTCGGGCGGCATGCTGCCTAAAATTTCATCGGCGCTGGACGCAGCCAAATCGGGCGTGAACACCGTGCACATCATCGACGGTCGCATCGAGCACTCTTTATTGCTCGAAGTATTGACCGAACAGGCATTTGGAACTATGATCCGGTCTCACTGA